The following is a genomic window from Microtus pennsylvanicus isolate mMicPen1 chromosome 3, mMicPen1.hap1, whole genome shotgun sequence.
acaatatagtTTTGTGAAATCTCAGAGATTtcatattttcctcattttcttttaacAGTTCATGTCTCAGTCCGTTTTCCTGAGGTAGTGAGTATAAGAGTTATCTTGTGCTTTCAGCACATTGAATTTATTTGATTGTGTTAATGGTAGTGTTATAGTCTGAGGGACTATTCTGGCCAacctttgttttattatattttttctaataaaaaagtTTTACTTGAAAAGAGTTTGATTAAAAGTCAACATCTATATGTTTAGTATAATCAAGCTAGCTTtactataaatttatattttgatgTTTGCTATCACCTCTCTACTAAACTATACTTTTAGCTGGCTAATGAAAGAGCGCATATGTATGGAACATATGTGGAACAGCGGTAAGGCTGGTGTTTTGAAGTTTTGTGATTTCATTGCATGGTACTAGAACACACTTGCTTTACTGACTGATGTTTTGTATATTAAGTTTAGGAACCGCGGTTTCAGTAATGGCCAAGATTCCTCTCTTGGAGTGCCTAACCAGACATAGTTACAGGGAATGTTTGGGAAGACTGGATTCTTTAAATGAACATGAAGACTCAGAGAAAATTGAGATGAAAAGATCCACTGAACTGGTGCTCTCTCCTGATATGCCTAGAACAGCTAACACATCCATGTTAACCTCATTTCACAAGTCAGTGGAGCATGTACCTCCAGAGCCCACCGATGCTGAACGGGGCAAAGGACTTAGGGAATCTTGTCAAAGTACTGTCCAGCAAGAAGAAGCTTCAGTAGATGAGAAAGACAGtgatcttcctttttttaatgtgTCCTTGTTAGACTGGATAAATGTTCAAGATAGACCTAATGACGTGGAATCGCTGGTCAGGAAGTGCTTTGATTCTATGAGCAGGGTAAGTGTTGTGTGTGTCAGGGTTGGGCTTTAAAGTTATAGTTGAAGCAATATACCTTAGATTGGAATTTGTAGATTGGATCAAATAACTTGTAACCATGCTTTTGATTTTCTTGTGAGAAGGGTTTATGTAATTTTTGAGTAGTTGAAAGATAAATCACTACCAACTAAAAACATAGTGTTGAATATTTCTGTCGTCCAGAAAGTTGTCTTTTTCTGGTTAACACCTCCCTACATGAGAAATTATAACTATTCTATCAAAATTGTTCAGTAAGGCGTTACAGTTACAGTTCTAGAGGCAAACCTGGGATAAATGTCACTTTATATCTACTCTGTGAGTTGATGCAAAACATTTGCATCACAAaggaaattgttttgttttattgatacaaaataCTAAGGTTTTGAAGATTTCAGTTATTAGAATATGAAGACTGGAATAGTTGGGCTTTGCTTAAAGGGGCACTTAGTGAGAAAACAGATTTGGTTCTTGAttcaataattctttttaaaaagaaaaaaaaaacctggtctAAGTATTCTAGGATGCCTGGAACAGCACTGCCTACCTTAAGTTATAAGTCAAGTGAATGCCTCTAACATCTTGGTTTCCTAATCTTTTGAGCATCTGTGTCATTGATAACATCTGATCTGATAGGTAGGTATTTCATTCAGTTAGGCATTTGCCCCAGCAAACACTATTGTCAAAATGCATGAAAGCTACACTAatatttctgctttatttatttatttatttatttatttatttatttatttatttatgacacACGGTTTCTCCatagctgacctcgaactcacagagatccacttgcttctgcctcccgagtgctgacattaaaggtgtacaccaacaCTGCCTGATAGTGTTTATAAGTTTCATAGAAATTATGTTAAACTCAAAAtccattattttctctttctgaccATTGTTCACATCACTTGAACTGTCTTCCTGTTTCatcctctctctagccccacttAAACGGCCTCATATCAAATATTTCCTTTACAGATCAGAGGGACAGTCCAAAGACACTGGTCagtgagatgacttagtgggtaaaggatGGTGGAGGGAGGGAATTGACTTCCActggttgtcctttgacctccacatgtatgtcaTGGCTTTGGAGAGCTCACACTGATgcccacacatgtacatgtgtgtgcttagacacacacacctttatattGATATTAGCAGACACTTTAAGATCACATCTGAGGCTTGAAAAACTATGCTAGGTTTCTTCCATTAAAAGTTGAGTTTAGGATCTGGCAGTATGACCTAGTGGGTAAAGCTGAAAAACCTTACTTCAATCCCCAGGACTTGCATGAAAGAAGAGAGCTAATTCTCAGAAATCTTCTGACCTCATGTGCAGACAATGGCGTATCTTTTGCTCAGAAGTAGAACACTTTCTACCAAAGCCGCaggctcaatttccagtaccGCAATAACAGTAATGATGAACAATTCGCTGTTGGCAGTATCTCCCACCTATAATACCAacactgaaattttttttatttattttgcatacaacattctgccttcatgtatgcctgcatgccagaagagggcaccagatctcattatagatggctgtgagccaccatgtggttgctgggaattgaactcaggacctctggacgagcagccggagctcttaacctctgagccatctctccagtctccaaaaCTGAAAATTTGAAACTAACCTAGGCAATATAGTTTGAATCCCTGAGTTAGACCCTGTCTtaggatggatgaatggatgggatATGGTGCCTAAGATTAAAACTATAACTGTAAATTGAATAGTTAGATTCTGAGAAGAAATCTGCGAAGGAACCAGCCGGACCTGAAGAGATTGGCAAAGGTTGTCTGCCTTTAATGAACAAGGTTTTTCGATAGTTGTGACtagtttttattagaaaatagtCACCATCATACATGTAGAATTAAAGCCAGATAGCCGGTAGAATTAGAAATTAAGAAAGCATATTGATCAAGCTGTTTCCTTTCAGTAAAGATTAAAATTAAGAAAGCACATTGATTAAGCTGTTTCCTTTCAGTAAGTTTTCTGTATtgctgaggaagaaaaaaatcttgcctTTTTAAAGATGGGGGTGAATTGCTTGTGCAGGCCTGTCTTCTGCATTGCTTCCTAATCTCTAAATTGCAAACATATGCCAAGGTGCCTGATTGTGGAGGATGCTTTGAGAGAAGTTGAACTGATAAAAGTTAGAGCCCAAGAATGAATTTGTCACTATTGATTGGCTCTACTTTATATGACTTTGATGACATTGGAAAATAGCATTTTCTTAAAGATATTGAGAAATGATTAAATTATAGCATTGATTGAGATTTGTGATTACTGGATTAtgcacttgattttttttattgtatttgcttAGCACCAGCTGTTTAGGATGAGACGAGTCTTAGTAACCTTCCTTTGGAAGTGTAACTTGATTTCCTGCGCATGGTTTTTCTCTGTCGTTTTCTATCACTTTTATATCTGACTCTGTTCAATTAGTGTGAAATATAGTTGAAACTATTTCCAGAAGATTTTACTCctatgtttttttctcatttagctTGACCCAAAGATTATTCAACCATTTATATTAGAATGCCATCAAACTATTGCCAAACTTGATAATCAGAACATGAAAGCCATTAAAGGACTTGAAGATCGTCTGTATGCCCTGGACCAGATGATTGCTAGCTGTGGCCGACtggtaaatgaacagaaagagCTTGCTCAGGTATTATGTTTGGCTCTTTTGGTTTACTTTAGTACTTAGTGTACACATTTATACATGTTTCCCATCACTGTTGGTAATGTATTATTATTCTCGTGTATTAATTAGGTTTGCCTGTTCTATGACTATATAACTAACACTATGGTTAGTTTAAGggaaaagaggtttattttgtttggtttcagAAGGGTATAGTCTGAAATGATGAAAAATGTAGGGCACCAGGAACAGATTCAGGAGGAGCAGAGGTACAACTTGCCTCTTTGCAAGATAAGAAAATAGGATACAGAAGCAAAGGATGGAGCAGGCTGGGCCCATACCACAGTGATCCATTTTTTGACTAAGTCTTATATCCCAAAGGTTCCATCTCTTCTCAGAACAGCACCAAGGGAGGGCTATCACTCAAAAAGTGAGCTTGTGGGCACAAATCAGATTTATAACAGTAtaccacaaaacaaaagatatgTTATGTGTTGTTATTCagtctgaggcaggatctcactctgttACCCACCCTGAGGTGCATCTATCTGCCTCTTTTTTTGTGTTGTGAATACAGTTGACAGCCATCACACACAGCCAAGGCATGCTCCTAGTGGTTGAACTTGCTAACGTGAGGTCAGGTACTATGaatgaaaactgaaatacaaaCCAGGAAAGTACTTTCCACAGCTGGagtggaaaagattattgttaaGGTGTTAAAAGATAAAGGAAGCTGAACTAATTAGTACCTTGTATTCTCcctcaaaacaaaagacaagaaaaagaagaaatcttgAAAATCGATTACTTCTTCATATTTATGACCACTTGTTTTCCAGTCCCTGAGAAGAATAGTtgctgctctgtctccttcttccatttccttcttcctctccctccctcctgccctctgtAGTTCATGGTCTGTGTAGCCCATGTtgttccttcctgtctctggtTTTAAAGTGCTGTGGCTTCTAttcatgtttaaatttttattcctgGTGATActgatattttatgtgtttgtttttaataagaaaaaacaaagaaatataaaaatctaaggtagcttaaatttaatgtttaaaaaattaaatgttttactgacattttaaaaagaacttgctTTGGGCTTATGTTGGAATAGTTATTTTAGTACAGCTTTCAAGATAGAGATTATTTTAAGTTGGTCCTTCAACTGGCCATTTATATGTGTTTCCCCTTTAGGGTGAGACGGATTTTAGGGGACAAAATAGAAAGTGCACCattgtctgtttttctcttgaGTGCTTAtgtcatttatttaacaaaattaaatacttttaaaactttttttctcaaagggattTTTAGCTAATCAGATGAGAGCTGAAAACTTGAAGGATGCATCCGTGTTACCTGATCTGTGCCTGAGTCATGCAAATCAGCTGATGATTATGTTGCAAAACCACAGAAAATTGTTGGATATTAAACAGAAGTGTACCACTGCCAAACAAGAGCTAGCAAACAACCTACATGTCAGACTGAAGTAAGAGATTCTGTCATATTTAATTTAGGTTCTTGAgagtttatgcttttattttccagTAATGAGTGATTTCCCCTTATGATTTCATTGTAATTGATTAACCCTGAGATTAGATGTCAGAATCTTGACTCTCACAGCTTACCTACAAGATAATTTTTAGCAAGTGTTGGGACTGTTGAAAACAGTGAATTACAGAATAACGCCCGTACTCTGTAGGTGGTGTTGTTTTGTGATGCTTCATGCTGATCAAGATGGAGAAAAGCTGCAAGCACTGCTGCGCCTTGTCATAGAGCTGTTAGAGAGAGTCAGAATTGTTGAGGCTCTCAGCACAGTCCCTCAGATGTACTGCCTAGCTGTGGTTGAGGTCGTGCGGAGAAAAATGTTCATTAAACACTACAGAGAGGTAAGCAGTTCTAGCTGTGTAATTATATATGAACATTAATAATTGGCATGTCATTAACATAAACTTTTCTTCTCAGTGGGCCGGTGCTTTAGTCAAAGATGGGAAACAATTGTATGAAGCTGAAAAGTCCAAAAGGGAATCCTTTGGGAAATTATTTAGTAAGCGCTAATTTTTttatccttcttttttattttttacctctTAAATAGTTTCCAGAATAACCATGTTTCTAATTCTTCACACAGGGAAATCCTTCTTAAGAAATCGTCTATTTAAGGGACTGGACTCCTGGCCCCCctcattttgtgtatgtattttctCACTGTGACTAAATTTGTGTATTGTAAAACTTCTATTTTCAGGATTAGAAGCatttatcagaaacagaatagGATTAAATCAGCATAtaatggttttggttttgggggttACCTGGTGTAAGCCTTGATATGTGTTAATGGTTATTTTTCGTTGTAAATTTTGAGATTCTAAGTTCAatatttcttcctctcctccctctaaaACTTCTTATAAAcccttcctgctctccttcaaattcatggtcatTTTTCATCAGTTGTTACTGTATGTgtcatatattcctaaatatatcctAATGAGTCCACAGAATGCTACTTGTGTGTATATTTCAGAGTTGACAGTTTGGCATTGGACAATTGATTAGTGGACTCATTTCTGGGGAAGGCCACCTATCTGGTTCCCAACTTTActcagttgcctgtagctctttgtgtagGATTCAGGCCTTTCCCCCATGTAGGTTGGGGTCCTTGTTTAGCTCACATCTGCGTGTTTGGTGAGACTTTGCAGATGTAACTTTTAGTGTTACTAAAAGGCAAATTCCCCAATCCTTTCCTCGTTTTCCACCCCCTCTTTACAGTTGTCCTGTGGTAACGGAGTGTACCTTTACTACTGTCTTCCTCAACTCTTCACATTGATTGCTTGTGCTTTTCTTTAGTGGTTtgtgttgcaaagagaagtttctttgaagACAAAAGATGTATAtctatctgtgggtataagaacaAATATCTATAGGTATGGATATATGCTAGTTTAGCAAATCTCCTAGAATCATGATTTCACTAGCACTGAGTGTTTCCAGTATCAGACACGGCCTCTTTCTTGTTGAACAGCTCTTTAAAgttcaattagagagctgttgattGCTGCAAAGTATGTGTGCCGCTCCATCACCCAGCAGCCCACGTTAGGCTGTCAAGCAATGGGAATGCCATTTTTAGTTGTTTTGCTTTCCGTTTATTTTTTGTATTCTCATCTATTTGTTGCCCATTCATCCTTTTGTCCCCATATCATTATTTGATAAGTTAGAGTAACTTTTGAGTCTTCAGTagatgtttattaaaattaaacatgaaaatagcatttgttatattttaaggACAGTTAGCTGGATCtattcatttttcaaatgaggtatttttattaaaaaaatcgtGAAATGCTTTGTACCCCTCTCCCATATTAGGATTtcaggggtttgttttgttttgctttttgagacagggctttggagcctgtcctggaattaactgttggccttgaactaaaggttggccttgaaatcacagattctctgcctctgcctcctgagtgctgggattaaaggcttgcaccaccacctcccagcaagaatttcacttttaaatatgtttttgcaAGGCAATATATTAAGAGTGTACACAGATAACATAATTGGAATTCACGTATATACTTATTTATCTATGTTTTATATAGATTGTCCTGACATAGGTAAATCTTCTTGACTAGTAACCAAGATaattgaagttttttttaaaagataccacTCTTGccagtattatatatatataaaaaaaacaactagTAGGACTTTACAATTAATACTTTTTGTTTAGAGTTAAAAGTTGACCcatagtattttttaaagtgtgaagagcaaagaaagaaatattcctAGGTACTATGGGGAGGCATTTTATGTTCATTCTGTGGGTCAAGGGGAAATTTGGAAATAACCTATGCACAGTCCAACTAATGGCACCCTTTAGTGTTGATAGGATTCTAGAATTTCTATAAAGTGGTgcaagaacaaaagagaaagaataagcgTATTGGTTATCACTAAACAGTTCATTGTCCCGACTATTAAGGTTCACAGAGCTAGTGTGCCCTTTAATCTTTGCATGGTTTTTGATTTTAATTCTGTTGTGCTTTTGTCAGTCTCTTATGTTAGATTCAATTATAACAAGAAATATCTAAATTTATTCTTCATAttggtaaagtttttttttcttttgtagactCAGAAGCCTCGAAAATTTGACTGTGAACTTCCTGACATAACATTAAAAGATTTACAGTTTCTCCAATCATTTTGTCCTTCAGAAGTGCAGCCATTCCTCAGGTAAAGGCCATAAGCATTTTTAGTTtattagatcttttttttttttggatttttcaagacagggtttctttgtagcttttggttcctgtcctggaactagctcttgtagaccaggctggcctcgaactcacagagatccgcctgcccctgcctcccaagtgctgggattaaaggcgtgtgccaccaccaaccggcTAGTTTATTAGATCTTGAAGTGGTaaaagttatttgttttcttttggctcTCCTGACTTGGCATACATGTATTTTTAGGACACAGGCTTCTTCCAGCTAGCCCATCCTTGCTTAAGTACTGGTCATGCTGTTGTATTGTTTTTGAAAGAATGAAATTGTTTATAGTTCTTATAAGAAACTGAAAATTCAGTGTAGTTTATTTGCGTTCTTTTCCAGGGTTCCCTTACTTTGTGACTTTGAACCTCTACACCAGCATGTACTTGCCCTACATAATTTGGTAAAAGCAGCACAAAGTTTGGATGAAATGTCACAGACCATTACAGATCTGCTGAATGAACAAAAGGCAAatgagttttaaataattttatgaatacAAGATGTTTGCTTGTTACAGATCTTTAGAAGTCTCATTCTGTGTTCCAGGTGTCTGCAAGTCAAGCATCCCCACAGTCAGCTGCTTCTCCAAGGATAGAAAGTACAACGACTACCTCACCAAAAACTCCTCCTCCACTAACTGTTCAGGATCCCTTATATCCAGCAGTGTGTCCCTTAGAAGAATTGTCTCCAGACAGCATTGATGCTCATACATTTGACTTTGAAACCATCTCCCATCCAAATGCAGAACAAACAATTCACCAAGCTTCGTTAGACTTGGATTCATTAGCAGAAAGTCCCGAGTCTGATTTTATGTCTGCTGTGAATGAGTTTGTGATTGAAGAAAACTTATCATCTCCAAACCCTATAAGTGATCCACAAAGTCCTGAAATGATGGTGGAGTCACTTTATTCATCAGTCATCAATGCCATAGATAGTAGGCGCTTGCAGGACACGAGTGCACATGGGAAAGAGGGACTGGGAGAGCGTGCTGCTCTGCATGTCCAGCTGGAGAAATGCAAAGTTGCTGCCCAAGACTCTCATGTCGGTATACAAACCATCAAGGAAGATCTGTGCCATCTCAGAACATTCGTACAAAAAGAACAGTGTGATTTatcaaattctttaaaatgtatagCAATAGAAATAAGAAACATTATTGAAAAAGTCAAATGCTCCCTAGAAATAACACTAAAGGAAAAACATCAGAAAGAACTCCAGTCTTTAAAAAGTGAGTATGAATGTAAACTTGATGCTCTAGTAAAAGACAgtgaagaaaatgcaaataaaattaaaaaattgaaaggaGATTTAATATCCCTTGAGGAAGTTTTACAAAGTAAAGACAGTGAATTTGCATTGATTAAACACGAAAAGGATGCTGTCGTCTTCTTGCAGCGTGAAAAGGACCAGAAGTTggtagaaatggaaaatattatGCGTACTCAAAATTGTGAAATTGAAGAATTAAAGCAGTCACGAGAGATGGCGTTAGAAGACCTGAAAAAGCTACATGTtgaaaatgataagaaaatagAGTCACTGAGAGCTGAATTTCAGTGCTTAGAGCAAAGCCACCTAAAGGAATTAGAGGATACAATGCAtgtcagacacacacatgagtttGAGAAAGTTATGACAGACTATAAAGTGTCGGTGGAGAGattgaaaaaggaaaatcaacAAAGAATTGACCAGATACTAGAATCTCATGCCTCAACTCTCCAGGAAAAAGAACAACAGTTGCAGGAATTGAAACTCAAGGTTTCTGATTTGTCAGACATGAGGTGTAAATTGGAGGTCGAACTTGCATTAAAGGAAGCAGAAACCGATGAGATAAAGATCTTGTTGGAAGAGAGCAGAACTCAGCAAAAGGAAACTTTGAAGACTCTCCTTGagcaagagacagaaaacttGAGGACAGAAATAAGTAAACTAAACCAAAAGATTCATGAAAATAATGAGAATTATCAGGTGGGCTTAGCAGAGTTAAGAGCTTTAATGACAATTGAAAAAGATCAATGCATTTCCGAATTAATTAGTAGACACGAAGAAGAATCTAATATACTTAAGGCTGAATTAGACAGTGTAACATCATTGCATCATCAAGcatttgaaatagaaaaaaacttgAAAGAACAAATAGTTGAACTGCAGAgtaaattgaactcagaactgaGTGCACTTGAAAGACAAAAAGATGAAAAACTAAGCCGACAAGAAGAGAAGTATGAGGCTCTCATCCAGAAcctagaaaaagacaaggaaaagttGGTCATGAGCCATGAACACGACAAAGAACAGTTAATTCAGAGGCTTAATAATGAAAAAGACGAAGCTATTCAAACTGCACTAAATGAATTTAAGTTGGAGAGAGAACTTGTTGAGAAAGCATTATTAGAAAAAGTTAAACATCTTGAGAATCAAATAGCCAAAAGGTAAGTGTTAAGCTTAGTGTGTGATTATTATGGATGACTCAAATGTATGTTTTAATCATAGTGCATTGATGTATTCATTTGCTGTAGCTAGAGGAACTGAGGTATTTTTACAAAGTAAAGACTTAGAATATTGTTTATTATAACTGTGAAAATGACATTGCATAAACTTACTATTTCTAGAGCTTGGTATGATAGCTTGTGCCTGTAATCCAAGTACTTTGGAAGGCCAAGGCATGAGGATTGCTATGAGCCCAATCGTGGGACACAGAGTGAACTTGTTCTAGGCCATACCTTGTCTTGAGGAGTAAACAAGCCACAAAATAGATCAATTATTCAAAATTTCTTTTAGGTTTGTTGCTTTTACTAAATTCTTCAGTTGAAATTTTGTTCTCTTCCCGTGTTGGTATGAAAGTTTAAATTTCCTGTGCCTGTGGTTTAGCTGAGGCTAAATCAGATGGGAATATGCACAGTGTTCCTCACTATTCGTTTCTTGATACCACAGTTCCATTGTTTTCTCTGGttggaaagatatttttaaattccagatttaaggattttttttcattcattattgccatctgttaatattttttaactaCCACAGATTGGTTTAGAAACATTGTAATTGAATTTTGCCCATTTTGTAGAGTACCGTTGGTGTATCATTTATAGTCTCaaattgaatattttaaagggttacgtgtaatatatatgtgtatgcttgtgtgtatatgtgtttgtttttaattcccaCCTCTTGCGTCACCACTTTTAAACACTCTTAATTATCTTCCTGCAACataatgctaattttaaaatagctttttgtatttttaagagaTGAGAGGATTTAATAGAGAAATAAGCATTGTGGGGGATGGTTAGAGTACTATGGGAGACAAAAGTTAAAACAGTTTAATTACTATGGAAAAGCTCAGGACCAGAACTGATAATAACATGATAATATTGTATTAAGGAATTACTGCAGTAGGCAAAATAAATTGTCACTGTAGAAGTGAGCTTAGTTCTAAGTACAGCATGGACTAGTTCAAGGTTATTCTAGGTACTAGGGTCAGGATCAGTAGATGGAGCCTTATAAAgagaaagcaatcaaacaaaaggAAATTTAGCAAAACTGACCTGCCAAGATTCTGGCAAGCTAGAGTGATAAGAAACCAAGGTAGGAGATTAAGAATTTGATCCAGTATTCAGAGATATCAGATTACAGGAGTGGAGAATTCTCTCCAAACTTGTTGCCACAACTGAGCAGTGCAAGCTGGACAAGAGCAGTTGTCAAGGTTGGAGTCTAAAGGGCCTAGAAGAGACTGACTAATGTTTAGTGAGTCTGTATCAAGCAAGCTCTAAGTGAAATGTCATGAAGATATACTCTGATGCCCTCATCATACTGACAAGCTatggcagcactcaggaatctCTTAAAGCATCACATGTTGGCTTTATCTGCAGCATAAATTAATAGTTTTTAGTTACTTGTGAGAGAACTGGCTACAACCACTTTGGAGAATAGGACTATGTCTTTCTCCTGTCTGCCACACCATGCGGATGTTCTTTTATCGCTATACTTGAAGCTCTTGAAGGGATTTTGGGAAATGCACAATCTCCTGAAGTTTACATGAGATTGCAAAAGGAGTAGCAGAAGAGAGCTGTCTGACATTGTGCCCTTTTAGACTCAGTTCTCAGGTGTACGTACTTCTT
Proteins encoded in this region:
- the Rb1cc1 gene encoding RB1-inducible coiled-coil protein 1 isoform X2 yields the protein MKLYVFLVNTGTTLTFDTELTVQTVADLKHAIQSKYKIAIQHQVLVVNGGECMAADRRVCTYSAGTDTNPIFLFNKEMILCDRAPAIPKTTFSTENDMEIKVEESLMMPAVFHTVASRTQLAVEMYEVAKKLCSFCEGLVHDEHLQHQGWAAIMANLEDCSNSYQKLLFKFESIYSDYLQSIEDIKLKLTHLGTAVSVMAKIPLLECLTRHSYRECLGRLDSLNEHEDSEKIEMKRSTELVLSPDMPRTANTSMLTSFHKSVEHVPPEPTDAERGKGLRESCQSTVQQEEASVDEKDSDLPFFNVSLLDWINVQDRPNDVESLVRKCFDSMSRLDPKIIQPFILECHQTIAKLDNQNMKAIKGLEDRLYALDQMIASCGRLVNEQKELAQGFLANQMRAENLKDASVLPDLCLSHANQLMIMLQNHRKLLDIKQKCTTAKQELANNLHVRLKWCCFVMLHADQDGEKLQALLRLVIELLERVRIVEALSTVPQMYCLAVVEVVRRKMFIKHYREWAGALVKDGKQLYEAEKSKRESFGKLFRKSFLRNRLFKGLDSWPPSFCTQKPRKFDCELPDITLKDLQFLQSFCPSEVQPFLRVPLLCDFEPLHQHVLALHNLVKAAQSLDEMSQTITDLLNEQKVSASQASPQSAASPRIESTTTTSPKTPPPLTVQDPLYPAVCPLEELSPDSIDAHTFDFETISHPNAEQTIHQASLDLDSLAESPESDFMSAVNEFVIEENLSSPNPISDPQSPEMMVESLYSSVINAIDSRRLQDTSAHGKEGLGERAALHVQLEKCKVAAQDSHVGIQTIKEDLCHLRTFVQKEQCDLSNSLKCIAIEIRNIIEKVKCSLEITLKEKHQKELQSLKSEYECKLDALVKDSEENANKIKKLKGDLISLEEVLQSKDSEFALIKHEKDAVVFLQREKDQKLVEMENIMRTQNCEIEELKQSREMALEDLKKLHVENDKKIESLRAEFQCLEQSHLKELEDTMHVRHTHEFEKVMTDYKVSVERLKKENQQRIDQILESHASTLQEKEQQLQELKLKVSDLSDMRCKLEVELALKEAETDEIKILLEESRTQQKETLKTLLEQETENLRTEISKLNQKIHENNENYQVGLAELRALMTIEKDQCISELISRHEEESNILKAELDSVTSLHHQAFEIEKNLKEQIVELQSKLNSELSALERQKDEKLSRQEEKYEALIQNLEKDKEKLVMSHEHDKEQLIQRLNNEKDEAIQTALNEFKLERELVEKALLEKVKHLENQIAKSSALESAREDSSSLVAELQEKLQEEKAKFLEQLEEQEKRKNEEMQNVRTSLIAEQQTNFNTVLTREKMRKENIINDLSDKLKSTMQQQERDKDLIESLSEDRARLLEEKKKLEEEVSKLRTSSFLPSASAAAAPELYGACAPELPGETERAATEIADEGRVDSAMETSMMSVQENTLSEEKQRIMLLERTLQLKEEENKRLNQRLMSQSMSSVSSRHSEKIAIRDFQVGDLVLIILDERHDNYVLFTVSPTLYFLHSESLPALDLKPASGASRRPWVLGKVMEKEYCQAKKAQNRFKVPLGTKFYRVKAVSWNKKV
- the Rb1cc1 gene encoding RB1-inducible coiled-coil protein 1 isoform X1 — its product is MKLYVFLVNTGTTLTFDTELTVQTVADLKHAIQSKYKIAIQHQVLVVNGGECMAADRRVCTYSAGTDTNPIFLFNKEMILCDRAPAIPKTTFSTENDMEIKVEESLMMPAVFHTVASRTQLAVEMYEVAKKLCSFCEGLVHDEHLQHQGWAAIMANLEDCSNSYQKLLFKFESIYSDYLQSIEDIKLKLTHLGTAVSVMAKIPLLECLTRHSYRECLGRLDSLNEHEDSEKIEMKRSTELVLSPDMPRTANTSMLTSFHKSVEHVPPEPTDAERGKGLRESCQSTVQQEEASVDEKDSDLPFFNVSLLDWINVQDRPNDVESLVRKCFDSMSRLDPKIIQPFILECHQTIAKLDNQNMKAIKGLEDRLYALDQMIASCGRLVNEQKELAQGFLANQMRAENLKDASVLPDLCLSHANQLMIMLQNHRKLLDIKQKCTTAKQELANNLHVRLKWCCFVMLHADQDGEKLQALLRLVIELLERVRIVEALSTVPQMYCLAVVEVVRRKMFIKHYREWAGALVKDGKQLYEAEKSKRESFGKLFRKSFLRNRLFKGLDSWPPSFCTQKPRKFDCELPDITLKDLQFLQSFCPSEVQPFLRVPLLCDFEPLHQHVLALHNLVKAAQSLDEMSQTITDLLNEQKVSASQASPQSAASPRIESTTTTSPKTPPPLTVQDPLYPAVCPLEELSPDSIDAHTFDFETISHPNAEQTIHQASLDLDSLAESPESDFMSAVNEFVIEENLSSPNPISDPQSPEMMVESLYSSVINAIDSRRLQDTSAHGKEGLGERAALHVQLEKCKVAAQDSHVGIQTIKEDLCHLRTFVQKEQCDLSNSLKCIAIEIRNIIEKVKCSLEITLKEKHQKELQSLKSEYECKLDALVKDSEENANKIKKLKGDLISLEEVLQSKDSEFALIKHEKDAVVFLQREKDQKLVEMENIMRTQNCEIEELKQSREMALEDLKKLHVENDKKIESLRAEFQCLEQSHLKELEDTMHVRHTHEFEKVMTDYKVSVERLKKENQQRIDQILESHASTLQEKEQQLQELKLKVSDLSDMRCKLEVELALKEAETDEIKILLEESRTQQKETLKTLLEQETENLRTEISKLNQKIHENNENYQVGLAELRALMTIEKDQCISELISRHEEESNILKAELDSVTSLHHQAFEIEKNLKEQIVELQSKLNSELSALERQKDEKLSRQEEKYEALIQNLEKDKEKLVMSHEHDKEQLIQRLNNEKDEAIQTALNEFKLERELVEKALLEKVKHLENQIAKSSALESAREDSSSLVAELQEKLQEEKAKFLEQLEEQEKRKNEEMQNVRTSLIAEQQTNFNTVLTREKMRKENIINDLSDKLKSTMQQQERDKDLIESLSEDRARLLEEKKKLEEEVSKLRTSSFLPSASAAAAPELYGACAPELPGETERAATEIADEGRVDSAMETSMMSVQENTLSEEKQRIMLLERTLQLKEEENKRLNQRLMSQSMSSVSSRHSEKIAIRDFQVGDLVLIILDERHDNYVLFTVSPTLYFLHSESLPALDLKPGEGASGASRRPWVLGKVMEKEYCQAKKAQNRFKVPLGTKFYRVKAVSWNKKV